The following proteins come from a genomic window of Candidatus Methylomirabilota bacterium:
- a CDS encoding lytic transglycosylase domain-containing protein, protein MIARAAFALVILVTAPPGIPSASADALRLVDGEGVVHFTNVPGDPRYRGLPGASATIAGGRPTSDRPRALYASEIHEISLQYDVDPALVQAVVRVESAFNPSAVSRKGAGGLMQLMPRTASALGVFDRFDPRENIRGGVRHLRHLLDRYRGNVALAIAAYNAGEGAVDLHRGIPPYPETAQYVQRVLRQADVSEARGGSPQGIYRYPGPDDSLVYSNLPPDIRRPVANSTRGR, encoded by the coding sequence ATGATCGCGCGTGCCGCGTTCGCCCTCGTGATCTTGGTGACCGCCCCCCCGGGGATTCCCTCGGCGTCCGCGGACGCGCTCCGGCTCGTTGATGGAGAAGGGGTCGTTCACTTCACGAATGTTCCCGGGGATCCGCGGTACAGAGGCCTGCCTGGCGCATCGGCGACGATCGCGGGAGGCCGTCCGACGTCTGATCGCCCGCGGGCTTTGTACGCCAGTGAGATTCACGAAATCTCTCTTCAATATGATGTAGACCCAGCCCTGGTCCAGGCCGTGGTCCGAGTCGAATCGGCGTTCAACCCCTCCGCCGTGTCCCGGAAGGGCGCCGGAGGCCTCATGCAACTGATGCCGCGGACCGCTTCGGCCCTCGGCGTCTTCGACCGTTTCGACCCGCGCGAGAACATCAGGGGTGGGGTTCGTCACCTCCGACATCTGCTCGACCGCTATCGCGGGAACGTCGCCCTGGCGATCGCGGCATACAATGCAGGCGAGGGAGCGGTCGATCTCCACCGCGGCATTCCGCCTTACCCCGAGACCGCGCAGTATGTGCAGCGGGTGCTTCGACAGGCCGACGTCTCCGAGGCTCGCGGCGGGAGTCCGCAAGGCATCTACCGATATCCGGGTCCCGACGATTCCCTGGTAT